From the genome of Triticum aestivum cultivar Chinese Spring chromosome 3B, IWGSC CS RefSeq v2.1, whole genome shotgun sequence, one region includes:
- the LOC123072441 gene encoding NAC domain-containing protein 18, which translates to MEEEEINLAGAGGGEVKQEVGEEEEIEFEPTEDELVLHFLRPQLRGFAPRVAGAVVEADPCASPPWELLARHGLLRRGHGYFFAARRRGKVRRTPEGGGGAWMHSGNKEDRRSVTELGVVARWTMTRYCFYLRGGDGAQQGRRSTGWVMSEYEITDPRCYRRADDGEEDQYWVLCHVRRSIRENVKPRSRRR; encoded by the coding sequence atggaggaggaggagataaaTCTGGCCGGCGCCGGCGGAGGGGAGGTGAAGCAGGaggtgggggaggaggaggagatcgagTTCGAGCCGACGGAGGACGAGCTGGTGCTGCACTTCCTGCGGCCGCAGCTGCGCGGGTTCGCGCCGCGCGTGGCgggcgcggtggtggaggcggaCCCGTGCGCGTCGCCCCCCTGGGAGCTGCTGGCGCGGCACGGCCTGCTGCGGCGCGGGCACGGCTACTTCTtcgcggcgcggcggcgcgggaagGTGCGGCGCaccccggagggcggcggcggcgcgtggatgCACAGCGGCAACAAGGAGGACCGCCGGTCCGTGACGGAGCTGGGCGTGGTGGCGCGCTGGACCATGACGCGGTACTGCTTCTACCtccgcggcggcgacggggcgcagCAGGGGCGGCGGAGCACCGGGTGGGTGATGTCCGAGTACGAGATCACGGACCCGCGGTGCTACCGCCGCGCCGACGACGGCGAGGAGGACCAGTACTGGGTGCTCTGCCACGTCCGCCGCAGCATCAGGGAGAACGTCAAGCCGCGCTCCCGCAGGCGGTAG